The genomic window CAGGGCGATGGGGATCCCCAGGTTGGCGGAGTTCACCTGCCCCGCGGCCTGCGAGCCCATGACCACGGTGGCGGCGTCCCGGTGCAGCGCGAAGCGGGAGACCAGCCCGTAGCCGAGCATCGTGAGCCACGCGGAGCCCGCCGCCACGAGCAGCGGCGCCGAGAACACGTGGCGGACGTCGGCCTGGGCGAGCGTGGTGAACAGCAGCGGAGGGGAGGCCACGTAGAACGCGAGCCGGGAGAGCACCTGCTGGCCGTTCTCGCCCAGCACGCCGAGCCGCCCGATCACCCAGCCGAGCCCGATCACGGCCCACACGATGAAGAACCCGGAGGCGACGCCGCTCACGCCGCGGCTCCCGTGCCGCGCCTCACGCGCGGGTGGTGGCGGCGTCCTCCCGGGCGCGGCCGTGCTCTCGGGCGTGCGGCGGGCGCACCACGTCCCCGACCACGGCGTCCGCCGGGTCCGAGCCGAGGGCCACGATCCTGTTGCGCTCGTCCACGTGCACCACGCGGGGCTCGTACGTCTGCGCCTCCGCGGTGTCCATGAGGCCGTAGGCAATCAGGATCACGAGGTCCCCGGGGTGCACCAGGTGCGCGGCGGCGCCGTTGATGCCCAGCACACCGCTGCCGCGCTCACCGGCGATCGTGTAGGTCTCGAGCCGGGCGCCGTTGGTGACGTCCACGACGGCCACGAGCTCACCGGGGAGGATCCCGGCGGCGTCGAGCAGGTCCTGGTCCACGGTCACGGAGCCCACGTAGTGCAGGTCCGCCTGCGTGACGGTGGCCCGGTGGATCTTGCCGGTGAACATGGTGCGCAGCATGGGTGCTCCTGGGGTGAAGAGGGGACCGGTCCCGCGCGGGGTGCCGGGCGGGGTCCGTCCGGCGGCCCGGGGGCCGGCACGCAAACACCCCGGGTCCGCAGTGGGTGCCCGGGGTGGTCGTCGTGGAGCGGCTGACGGGAATCGAACCCGCGTATCAGGCTTGGGAAGCGTGCGCTCTACCATTGAGCTACAGCCGCGCGGTTCCTCGGGTGCCGGACCAGCCGACGTTCCCGATCGAACGCCCACCACTGTACAACACGTTCGCCGCGCGCGTGGCGGCACGACGCCGCAACCCCCCCCCCGCACGACGCCGGCCCGCTCCCCGCGCGACCTTCCTCGCCTCCCTGCCCCACAGTGCCAGTCGCGGCACGCGGCCGCGCATCCCGCGGACACCCGGGGGCGGTGCGGGGACCGGGCTGTCGGCGGCACCCGTGGACTACCGTGGGAGCGTGCTCATCTCAGACCGCGACATCCGCCGTCACCTGGACTCCGGGCGCGTGCGCCTCGAGCCCAGCGATCCCGCCATGGTCCAGCCCGCGAGCGTGGACGTGCGCCTGGACCGCTGGTTCCGGCTGTTCGACAACCACAAGTACGCGCACATCGACCCCGAGCAGGAGCAGCCCGAGCTGACCCGCCTGGTGGAGGTGGCCCCGGACGAGCCGTTCGTGCTGCACCCGGGGGAGTTCGTGCTGGGTGCCACGTACGAGAAGGTCACGCTGCCCGACGACATCGCCGCCCGGCTCGAGGGCAAGTCCTCGCTCGGACGCCTGGGGCTGCTCACCCACTCGACCGCCGGGTTCATCGACCCGGGGTTCTCGGGGCACGTGACGCTGGAGCTGTCCAACATGGCCACCCTGCCCATCAAGCTGTGGCCGGGCTCCAAGGTGGGCCAGCTGTGCTTCTTCCAGCTCTCCTCGCCCACCGAGCACCCCTACGGCAGCGGCGCGTACGGCAACCGGTACCAGGGCCAGCGCGGCCCCACGGCCTCGCGCAGCCACCTGAACTTCCACCGCACGGTCATCGAGTAGCCGCGCTCACACCTGCGCGGTGGTGAACCCCTCGGGCGGCCTGGGCGTGAGCAGCAGCAGCGCGAGCCCCACCGCCACGACCACCAGGATGCCCAGGATCCCGTAGATCTGCGCGCCCAGCAGGGACACGAAGATCCCGAACAGCCCGGGGGCCATGAAGCTCACCGCGCGCCCGGTGGTGGCGTAGAGCCCGTAGATCTCGCCGTCGCGCCCCGGGGGGATGAGCCGCCCCAGGTACGTGCGCGACGCCGCCTGCGCCGGTCCCACGAACAGGCACAGTGCTAGCCCGCACACCCAGAACGCGGGCTTGCCGTGCCAGAACAGCAGCACGACCCCCGCGGCCATCACGCCCACGAGGGAACCCACGATGACCCGCCGGGGCCCCAGTGCGTCGTCGAGCGAACCGCCCACGAACGCACCGAGGGCGGCAATGAGGTTGGCGGCGACCGCGAAGAGGATGACCTCGGTGAGGGA from Kocuria rhizophila DC2201 includes these protein-coding regions:
- the panD gene encoding aspartate 1-decarboxylase — encoded protein: MLRTMFTGKIHRATVTQADLHYVGSVTVDQDLLDAAGILPGELVAVVDVTNGARLETYTIAGERGSGVLGINGAAAHLVHPGDLVILIAYGLMDTAEAQTYEPRVVHVDERNRIVALGSDPADAVVGDVVRPPHAREHGRAREDAATTRA
- the dcd gene encoding dCTP deaminase; translation: MLISDRDIRRHLDSGRVRLEPSDPAMVQPASVDVRLDRWFRLFDNHKYAHIDPEQEQPELTRLVEVAPDEPFVLHPGEFVLGATYEKVTLPDDIAARLEGKSSLGRLGLLTHSTAGFIDPGFSGHVTLELSNMATLPIKLWPGSKVGQLCFFQLSSPTEHPYGSGAYGNRYQGQRGPTASRSHLNFHRTVIE